The Brachypodium distachyon strain Bd21 chromosome 4, Brachypodium_distachyon_v3.0, whole genome shotgun sequence nucleotide sequence ATATTGCCAACAACTCATGACAGCCACTTCCACAAAGAAAAGGTGACCAAATTCTCACTGAGTGTCTCAGATGATTTGCTTGAAATCCACTCCAGGAGACCACAAGTGAAGTCATTAGTAACATGCCAATGCCTCCTCTCCAACATATCTGTGGTGTTCAAACGATCATTCATCAGCAGCCAGACAAACACCTTCACTCTAGGTGTGAGACCACTCTTTCACACTCTCATCAACTCGGGTCGTGATGTGATCAAAATTCAATCCATATCTCTCTTTGAGGAGAAATAATTCTCTCCCCAAGAATAGCTCCACCCATCCGACTAATCATGTTGAATATTGTCAAAAAGATAGGAAGCGAGCACAATCATTTGCTAatatgttaaaaaaaaccCTATAATTGGCAATCAAGCAATCTAACGGTAGATTTGGCCTTTTTCCTTGTCAATTCATTGATGGGGTAGCGGTTCGTTTCATGTCTTGTCTTGCAAGGGGTATGTCACTTTTTGAGGTGAGCGGCTCATATGGCCATTGAAAACCCATAAGATTAGTCAATTTTGAAGGACTATGATGgagcttttagttttatcGAAAATTTCCGTTCTTTACGTTTTGTTTCGGTTGTACCGATCTCTATTGTTCTTCTTTTAATTTATCATATATAATTAAAGCCGCATTGGTGTTCTAGAAAAACTTTGTGTAGGGAAGATTtccataaaaatatatattgaaACTTTTAAATAGATAATTTTCTAAAAAGGTATATTTTACGTTCTACAATTGTCACGAAAGTATATTTTACGTAATTTTATAATTGAAATAAtataaagaattgaagaaaaagaaaacgaaccAACTCACCAATCATCATCGCTTACACTGACAGTGCCACAGTGGAAGAGAATGCTTTTCTGATTTGGAAAGCGATCGACTGCTCAACATGCATGATACGCTTGCTTTATCATGCATGAATCAAATACTAGATAGATATCTGAATATGTTGGATACGCACGCACTTCCATAAGATAGACAGGCTACGAATAAAGCAAAAGAGACGATGGGACTTGGGTTCTTCTTTTCTGCAATTCTATATATCCAAACTTCCAAACAGCAATCAGTTAACTAGGTAAAGCTAGAAGCCCCGACCGCAAGCAAAGAATAGATcctggggaagaagatcgatcACAATCCCCAAAAcgagaacaaaaaagaaaggggaACTAAAGGAGGTGCGTTGCATTGCAGGGGAATTAACCAACACCTTTAGAGGAGTTAGTCTGTTCTCTCTGACGGACCTGACTGTCGTCACTCGTCAGTCAATGCACATTCAGTAGCTCACTCACATGTGCATTTCTTCAGATAATTATTGCAATTTGCAAGCAGATAAATTTGTGAATTCTCAAGTAAATAATTAACTGTAAAGACTACAGAGTACAGCTTGAAATTGAGATTTGCCATTACCGACAAAGGCTTTCTCCAGTCAGAACGCATGAACTTGACTGATCAAATACTCCACTGGCCTTCAGACATCCAAGGGAGAATAAATAGAGACAAAATAAAtcataaataaaatagttaaaGGTTTATGCAGAGGAACAAAGCGGCAGCCTACAAGAGGGCTACTTGTTTATTCCTTCAATAATCAAATTAATCTCTCCTAATCTAGACCCACAGCTAGCTTTGCTTCCCAATTATTTTGTTTGCATATGGTTACTACTTAAGGCCACCACACTCCTTGATCTCCTTCCATCTCCCACTTGAGAGCTCAAGTGCTCAACACAAGCTCACCatggccttctccttcttcttccctgacAACAATaagctcctcttcctcctcctcatctccATTGCAATCACCAGCATGACTACTCAAAACCAAGCAGAAGCAGCAAGCGGCCACATCCAACTGATCATGGTGAACAACTGCGCCGAGTCAGTGTGGCCAGCCCTGCTAGGAACAACCGGCCACGTCACGCCGCAGTCCGGCGGGTTCCACctgggcgccggcgaggagctcACCTTCAACGTCCCCCTCATGTGGTCGGGCCGCGTGTGGCCGCGCCGGGGCTGTGCCTTCGACGCGCACGGCAACAGCACCAACGGCAGCCGCTGCACGACTGGTGActgcggcggcgtcctccGCTGCGCCGGAAACCCCGGCGCGGCCCCGGCCACCGTGATCGAGATGACTCTAGGAACACCATCTTCCCCAGTGCACTTCTACGACGTGAGCCTGGTGGACGGCTTCAACGCGCCGGTGTCCATGGCGCccgtgggcggcggcaggggctgCGGCGTGGCCGCGTGCGGCGCTGACCTCAACGTGTGCTGCCCGTCGGCGCTGGAGGTCAGGGACAGGGAAGGGAGGATCGCCGGGTGCCGCAGCGCGTGCGGCGCCATGGGCGGCGACCGGTACTGCTGCACCGGGGACTACGGCACGCCGGCGGCGTGCAAGCCCACCATGTTCGCCCACCTGTTCAAGGCCATCTGCCCCAGGGCATACAGCTATGCCTTTGACGACGCCTCCAGCCTCAACCGGTGCAAGGCCAGCAGATACCTCATCACTTTCTGCCCACCACAACCTCAATACTAATGATCCATCAGCATCCGCCCAACCTCTATCACTTTCATTCTCTTATATGTATGATGTATACATTTCTGAATCCAGACACGAACTGAATATATCATCAACAGCTGCAAAGCCAACAGATAGTATATATCAACTGATCATCAAATTTCGAACAATCAGCAAGTCTGAAAAATTATCTGATGATGCATTGAGTTCTGACGAAATTGTAGATAGTCCACAGGCCTGAAAAGTTAACAGTACCACCGGCCGACACAACAGACTTCACAGTACTAGAAATTGCTGACAtagaggttccaagtcacagCCTCATCACAGGAAGGCACAAAAGGTAACATAGACAGGTAAcaggcagaggcagaggcagCTTAGCCAAAGTGCggctgaggaggaggcggcggcggcggtgctgcgaAGAAAGTCGGCGTCCTCTTGAGGAGATTGTTGACATGCGTCACCAGGCGTTTCCCGAGGGCGTTCTTGTTCAGCGTGTCGGCGTTGCGCCTCACCGCCTCCGCGAACACGCTGAACTCCCATTCATCTGCCGCGTCTATCATCTTCTGCACCACGTAGGTTGCAGTCTCATGGATCATCATACTCTGCACAATGTACACCAGGGAACCACACACAAGATTTGTTATATAGTTACTCCTCTTCTCCACTTGCTTTACTACCTTCGCTACCTAGGCGCATGTTGTTAAGGAACAGTTAGTGATCTTACCACGAGATGATCTGCAGTCTGTCCATCCCCAGCGCACAGGAACTCAGTGATGATGATCTTGCGGTCCTGGTAGCTGCCGTACATCAGGAGCTTCTCGATAACATTTGCAGAGTATTTCTGGTGGCTCAGCTCCACAAAGCGCCCCACAAATTTCATCAGGATGGTTTGTCGGTCACTAGGCCCTCCATTCTGCACCATGTGCTGCATGCAAAAAATGACGAGGCGTAAAATATCTGTTTTTCGCTAAGCGGTTGTTTCATCAACTGCAAGCCACTGCACACACTTGATTTAATTTACCTGCACGACGTAGGTGCCAAATTTGTCCGCCGACAGCTCGTCGACGTTCTCCACAATCTCCGCGGCAATAGGATACAGAAGCGGCGGGTCCTTACAAAAGTCCAGCACTTTCTGCAAAGATCATGAAGCGTGATGAGCAAATACAAATAATCAAGTCATCACAAGATAAGAGGAAgcagtaaaaaacaaacaaaccgaTAACCTGAATGATACGACATCCGTACTGATGAGAGGCTATCGTCTTGGCCTTCCCACGTATACTTCTGTAGATGAAATGGATATACTGTTCGGGCACACACTCCATGCATTTCTGGACTACATGGTTCCCATGTTGGTCACGGACACATCTCTGCAGGTTCGTATTAAGCTCCTTGGCGATCTCTATCTGATGGTCAATGTGGCCTATTTCAAATGCCTGAAAAAGGAGACAGTACATGAGAAAAAGTCTGATCCACAACAAGTTTACAAAAGGCAACTTAATTATTTACATCATGATACATGTTGCAAAAGCCAGAGGATTCAGTTTACCTTTTCGATTACTAGATGACCATACTGATGAACGCTTAGGGCTAACACATGCCCGATAAGATTGCGGACCAGCCTGTTTCTGTAGGGTTCTGGTCCATGGTCAAGAAGCTGGTGAAGAAGGCACAAGGTAAGTGTTAGACTGTATGATCGATTAAGCCGTACATTACAACAGTGCTCCTATAAGATGAAAACCGAAATAAATGAGTTTGGGGAAGAAACCTTCATGATAGCAGAATTGGCAAACACATTGTAGACCAGTCTGGGCACTTCAGGCGTAATTTCATTATACAGCAGCACTATTTCCCCAGTAGTTGCGATGTCAAGCTTTTTGGTTATAAAACGGCTTCCCACTGGATGGACACTGCATTTAAAATACAACAAAGGGTTTAGCCATAGAATGTCACAATATATATCAATTGCTTCAAGGAATACAATAGGATGCATAATCTTATGGACATAGATACTGATTGAAATCACTGCTTAATTTTGACAAAGGAAACTGGGGGCTGAATGAGTTATGTACATGTACCTGAGAGCAGGCACTTGGCCCTTGAGATTAATGATACGGATAGGCTGCTCCCCTGGAAACTTGATCCGGTGAAGAAGGGAGCCAAACACTGAATCCCTGCTCTCCAGTCCACTGGCAAGATTGAAAATAGGGTCCACTCGGCCGACAGTATACGCGAGCTCGACATCGCGAGCATAGTGATTCTTCACAGCGTCAGGAGACTGATGGAAGACTTTGGAGGCAACCTCCTGGTCTGGATCAAAAAGTGCACGGAGCAATCCCATCTGAACCGCCATCATGTCAGGGAATTTGTTTGGTCGCACACtcgttgaagaagaagaagactgcACAGCAAGATCCCCGGCAGCACCATTGTTTGGTACTGTAATTTGGGAGTGTTGCTCGGTGAGGGAACTGCTTGAAGAGGAAGCAGCAGAAGACTGCACATCAGGAACCCCAGCAGCATCCTTGCTTGGTACTGCAATTTGGGATTGTTGCTCGGCGAGTGCACTGCTTGAAGAGGAATCAGCAGAAGACTGCACATCAGGAACCCCAGCAGCATCCTTCTTTAGTACTGTAATTTGGGAGTGTTTCTCGGCCAGTGCATTGCTTGAAGAGGAATCAGCAGAAGACTGCACATCAGGAACCCCAGCAGCATCCTTGTTCGGTACTGTAATTTGGGAGTGTTGCTCGGCGAGTGCATTGCTTGAAGAGGAATCAGCAGAAGACTGCACAGCGGGATCCCTGGCAGCATTCTTGTTTGGTACAGTAATCTGAGATTGTTGCTCGGCGAGTGCACTCCTTGAAGAAGCATCAGAAGACTGCGGCAAAATGGACCCAGTAGTGTCATGCACCTTCTGATTATCTGGATCAGTCAACACTTCACTGCTTCGAGCATCCTGCAAAGTAGGAAGCAGCAATGTTTAATTATTACCTTAACGTGAATTTCTCATGGTATAAAATACAGCCAGGAGGCACAACAAACATCAATGACAAAAGTGTCAAGAACTAGGGATCATATGGTGGTTTCAAGCCTTCAAGGGAAATTTCCATGCATATGTATGTTACCTGTATGATACCAATTGCTAGCTCACTGTTCAGTGTGGATCACACATAATTGTTACTTAGAGATAGATACACTCTATTCAAAGTAAAGTTATAAATTTTTTACTACAAATATGGTCAAATGTTTAAATCCAACATAACAAAAACTGAAGCTCATGTGTTTtctgtagtactccctccgatccatagtaagtgtattatggatcggagggagtagtatagaAGCACACTGTACCACACTATCTACAGAACATATTTTTGGCAATCAGTCAATATTATAAAGAGATCCCTATAATAAATGCCCAACTTAATTAGCGAAATACCATGATTTTATGTCCCAATTTTGAGGGTCACTCCATGCCATGATGACTCTGGCGCAAGGCCGGTCCTGGGATTTTAGGGGCCAGAGGCAAAATAGAAATATAGGCCctctattaaaaaaaaaagctaaatATGGCTTCAAATTTTCAGCACGAAAGCTAACTTTTGTGACAAACTTGTGATTGAATTAGAACTGGATTGTTAAAAGTGATGGTCCAGATATATCCTAATATTTTCATGAGACGCTGCATAAGCAAGTATGTATTATGAACAAACAGAAAATCGTTAAGTGTTGCTAACGAGGAAAAACTCTAAAATGTCGACACTAGCAGCAAAAGCATAAGGCCTGCATTACCACCATCAATCATAGGTAGATTAACTAGACTCCAAATGTCAAGCAATTTCTTTACCTCCTTAGAATTTCACAAAGATAGATGTAAATTTCAGTTGAAAAATTGTGCTCACCTTCTCATGATCTGGAGTCAACAGTTCACTGCTTCGAGCATCCTGAAGTCAAGCAATTTCTCTATCTCCTTAGAATTTCAAAAGGATAGATGTAAATTTCAGTTGAAAAAATTGTGCTCACCTTCTCATGATCTGGAGTCAACACTTCACTGCTTCGAGCATCCTAAAGTCAAGCAATTTCTCTATCTCGTTAGAATTTGAAAAAGATAGATGTAAATTTCAGCTGAAAAATTGTGCTCACCTTCTCATGATCTGGACTCAACACTTCACTGCTTCGAGCATCCTGAAAAGGAGGAAACAGCAACATTTCATTATTACCTTAACAGGAATTTCTCATGGTATAAAATACTGCCAGCAGGTACCACAGCAATGACAAAAGGGGCAACGAACTAGGGATGATATGGTAGCTTCAAGGGAAAATTCCATGCGTATATATGTTGCCTGTATGATACTAATTGCTAGCTCACTATTCAGAGTGGATCGCACATAATGTTGACTCAGAGATAGATACAGTCTATTAAAAGTaaaattagtaaaaaaaactaagataCAGTCAAAATGTTTCAATCCAacataacaaaaataaaccTCATGTGTTTTCTTGAGTAGTATATAAGCACATTGCGACCACACTATCTACAGAACATACATTTGGCAACCAGTCAATACTAAAAAGAGATCCCTGTTACAAATGCCTAACTTAATTGGTGAAATACCAAGATTTGTCCGAATTGATGTAGAATGCAAAGTTCCAgggcttgtttttttttaagggcaTGTGAGAGGAACACATTTTTACACTAAGATAGAATAAGAATCAGACTTTTTAAGAACTATTTTTCACAAACTCTGAGAGGTGAAGTTAGTAAATATATGGTAGAGACCCCCAAAATGCATGGCAAGAGCCAACTTAGTTAGAAAAAGGCTTCACACTGAAATCACTATTGCTAGCAGATGGCCAGAACTAACTCTGTGCCATGATGACTCTGGCAAGGTCGGTCTTGGGATTTGGGGGCCGGGGCCCAAGACGAAATAGGAATATAGGCCCTCTATTGAAAATCAGAAAAAGCTCATAGTTCTAAGACAATGATTCCTAAATGGCAAGGGGATTTGAGGGTCGTCCccaacggcagcggcggcaagaTGGACCAAGCAACAGTGGTTAAAATGTCGTTGACCGCGATTAGGGAGATTTCATCTATGGCTGCCCTCACTTGTCTTGGCTGACCACTGTAGCCACTGGCCTAGGCAAGTTATGCAACAAAGGAGGGGGCATATAGGGGCAACAATGGCCGGGCATCGGCACCAGCGGCGAGAGAAACTATTGAACGGACTGCCTCGATGCGAACTAGTAAGAACTCGCCTCATACCTTCATTTGTATGCCTGAATTCCCAAattaaaccctaaccctagaaACTCACCTGTTCAGGCAAGTCATGGGGAGGACTACTCCAACTTGAATTATCGGTCGAGATCACCATATCTAGGAGGGCGCGCCGCAGAGAATCccgaggcagcggcggaggaggagggcgaggcAGTGGTGGTGGAagagggcgaggcggcggcataTAGCTATGGATGTTGTGCGGGGTTGAGGACTGAGAGTGAGGGTGGTCGGACCAACTTGGTTGGGTGAAGACCGATATATAAAGGGGCTCGGACCGGTTGGCCACGTTTGCGTTGTACTGGACCTGATGGAGGATCCATATCAGATTTCCTATCAAAACACGATGAATCGAGAGATCAGTGGGTTCCCTGACCTGTATCCACAAAACTGGTCAtttggaaaaataaataaaaaccaaGTGGTCACGTTAGACAATTACCTAATGTGACATAATGATACTGAGTGCTAACAATGTATAAAAATTCTTAGAGGTGCTACCGTGGGTTGGTAGCATAGTAGCACCTAAAGGGGTGGGACCACATGATCTCTTCACCACTATGAAGGTGGGTTCTAGTAGAGAAATGCCATAGCCACACGTAGTAACTAAAATTCAGAGAGGGGCCACGCGACTCTACTGACCGGCCGATGTTTTGTTGTTATTGGGGTAATACTCTAGCAAACTATTTACAGATGCACATGGTTAGGCCGATGCCGCTCACagtttggggggggggggggggggcttggGGCGATCACACTGGGTGCATTACCTCAGGGCCGGCCTTGCTCTGGCGCAATACTTAGCGTCCTCGGTGCGCCACATCCTCTCTTCAGCAGCCGCTGCCACCACAATCCACCACCCCCAACCAAACCTAAGAAAGTCATAACCACTGCAACCGTCTTTCTCCAATCCCACAACCAGCATCATCACCACCAGATCGACGCAACTCACTGAAATTCTACATGCAGGATCCCAACAAACCATAAACCTAACCCTACCAGTAGCTTCAGCCTTGCCTAATTAGAATGTTATGTGTTGATCTGAGTGCACTGCTGGTACATAAATACTTGCTTAAGCGGAAATCAAGTTACCTCCTCCATTGTATGGTTCACTACAAGATCCATGGAGTCTCAATATCAGATCTAACTACAACCGTGGCGGTGATGGGAATGGAGTAGTGAGTGAGTAGGATGACGAAA carries:
- the LOC100840757 gene encoding pumilio homolog 1 encodes the protein MDLVVNHTMEESKAGPEDARSSEVLSPDHEKDARSSEVLTPDHEKDARSSELLTPDHEKDARSSEVLTDPDNQKVHDTTGSILPQSSDASSRSALAEQQSQITVPNKNAARDPAVQSSADSSSSNALAEQHSQITVPNKDAAGVPDVQSSADSSSSNALAEKHSQITVLKKDAAGVPDVQSSADSSSSSALAEQQSQIAVPSKDAAGVPDVQSSAASSSSSSLTEQHSQITVPNNGAAGDLAVQSSSSSTSVRPNKFPDMMAVQMGLLRALFDPDQEVASKVFHQSPDAVKNHYARDVELAYTVGRVDPIFNLASGLESRDSVFGSLLHRIKFPGEQPIRIINLKGQVPALSVHPVGSRFITKKLDIATTGEIVLLYNEITPEVPRLVYNVFANSAIMKLLDHGPEPYRNRLVRNLIGHVLALSVHQYGHLVIEKAFEIGHIDHQIEIAKELNTNLQRCVRDQHGNHVVQKCMECVPEQYIHFIYRSIRGKAKTIASHQYGCRIIQKVLDFCKDPPLLYPIAAEIVENVDELSADKFGTYVVQHMVQNGGPSDRQTILMKFVGRFVELSHQKYSANVIEKLLMYGSYQDRKIIITEFLCAGDGQTADHLVSMMIHETATYVVQKMIDAADEWEFSVFAEAVRRNADTLNKNALGKRLVTHVNNLLKRTPTFFAAPPPPPPPQPHFG
- the LOC100840453 gene encoding thaumatin-like protein codes for the protein MAFSFFFPDNNKLLFLLLISIAITSMTTQNQAEAASGHIQLIMVNNCAESVWPALLGTTGHVTPQSGGFHLGAGEELTFNVPLMWSGRVWPRRGCAFDAHGNSTNGSRCTTGDCGGVLRCAGNPGAAPATVIEMTLGTPSSPVHFYDVSLVDGFNAPVSMAPVGGGRGCGVAACGADLNVCCPSALEVRDREGRIAGCRSACGAMGGDRYCCTGDYGTPAACKPTMFAHLFKAICPRAYSYAFDDASSLNRCKASRYLITFCPPQPQY